Proteins encoded in a region of the Vitis riparia cultivar Riparia Gloire de Montpellier isolate 1030 chromosome 7, EGFV_Vit.rip_1.0, whole genome shotgun sequence genome:
- the LOC117918722 gene encoding probable disease resistance protein At5g66900 isoform X2, with the protein MALELVGGAALGAVFEKLFAAVVDASNKATQFESSLKKLEETLKSINPSILEMKKLNDQLDRPKEDMEKLIQILKDGEKLIHKCSKVSCCSYLTKWRYANKIEALEDSLLNFFQVELQAQLGRNNVEILVTLKSNRFSLSNRGVSDNFENLGSCEATDPPAFMVGLDVPLKELKRWLFTDGESRIVVSAPGGCGKTTLAKRLCHDQQVKEYFTDICYVTVSKTCDLIGIIKKLFWHNDEQVPSFQNEEDAVNQLERMLKKKVESGRILLVLDDVWSGSESVLAKFKKISGYKVLVTSRNEFPEFGSTYHLKLLSEEDAMTLFRHSAIPEDGSGSSMPSEDLVNTIVRCCKGFPLALEVVGRSLHGQPVEIWRSTLMKLSEGESIVNSEDELRNCLQSSLDALDDKDIMLKECFMDLGSFPEDQKIPATALIDMWAELHKVDKGGIYAISNLQKLCSRNLLNLVVTRNDANEIDWCYNDAFVMQHDLLRDLAIYQSNQEPIEKRKRLIVDLTGNRLPEWWTKEMQPRLSARLVSISTGYFVDEMFSSSWCNMQLPEAEVLILNFNQTEKKYELPEFMKQMDELKVLVVTSYGFCTAELTNFSVLGSLSNLKRIRLEQVSIPTLCNTSIELKNLEKLSLVMCHKIGQAFASSTIQIPEMLPKLREINIDYCNDLVELPEGFCDLVQLNKLSIGNCHKLSSLPEGIGKLTNLEVLRVSACTLVSKLPDSMGSLHKLRVLDITGCLRIRKMPKQIGELRSLREFHMRRCPGLCELPSSVTDLVDLKRVICDEETAQLWECYTHLLPDLTLSVPEEIINLNWL; encoded by the exons ATGGCTTTGGAGCTTGTTGGAGGGGCTGCTTTGGGAGCAGTGTTTGAGAAGTTGTTCGCGGCGGTTGTCGATGCAAGCAATAAGGCAACTCAGTTCGAGTCCAGCCTCAAAAAACTCGAAGAGacactcaaatccataaatccaAGTATCCTAGAGATGAAAAAGTTGAACGACCAGTTGGATCGTCCAAAGGAGGACATGGAGAAGTTGATCCAAATCTTAAAAGATGGGGAGAAGCTAATCCACAAGTGCTCCAAGGTCTCTTGTTGCAGCTACTTAACGAAGTGGAGGTACGCCAATAAAATTGAGGCCTTGGAGGACtctcttcttaatttttttcaggtGGAATTGCAAGCCCAACTCGGTAGGAACAACGTAGAGATTCTGGTCACGCTCAAATCAAATAGATTCAGTTTGAGTAACAGAGGGGTTTCCGATAACTTCGAAAATTTGGGTTCCTGTGAGGCTACTGATCCGCCGGCTTTTATGGTGGGACTAGATGTGCCTCTCAAAGAATTGAAGAGGTGGCTGTTTACGGATGGGGAATCAAGGATTGTGGTGTCTGCTCCTGGAGGATGTGGGAAAACCACTTTGGCTAAAAGGCTTTGTCACGACCAACAAGTCAAGG AATATTTTACGGACATTTGCTATGTCACGGTGTCAAAAACATGCGACCTAATTGGCATCATCAAGAAACTATTTTGGCATAATGATGAACAAGTGCCGTCGTTTCAAAATGAGGAAGATGCAGTCAACCAATTGGAAAGAATGCTGAAGAAGAAAGTAGAATCTGGTCGTATACTGTTGGTCCTAGATGATGTTTGGTCTGGGTCGGAATCTGTCCTAGCcaagtttaagaaaatatcGGGATACAAGGTTCTGGTTACATCTAGAAATGAATTTCCAGAATTTGGTTCTACATATCACTTGAAATTGTTGAGTGAAGAAGATGCCATGACTCTTTTCCGTCACTCAGCAATCCCTGAGGATGGGAGCGGTTCTTCCATGCCCAGTGAAGACCTTGTGAATACG ATAGTGAGGTGCTGCAAGGGATTTCCACTGGCCCTGGAAGTGGTTGGCAGATCACTCCATGGGCAGCCTGTAGAGATCTGGAGAAGCACACTGATGAAATTATCTGAAGGTGAATCCATTGTCAATTCTGAAGATGAACTGCGTAATTGTCTTCAGAGTAGCTTAGATGCCCTTGATGACAAGGATATTATGCTGAAGGAGTGTTTTATGGACTTGGGCTCATTTCCTGAAGACCAAAAAATCCCTGCCACTGCTCTTATAGATATGTGGGCGGAATTGCACAAAGTAGATAAAGGCGGCATTTATGCCATTTCCAACCTTCAGAAACTCTGCTCTCGGAATCTGCTTAATCTTGTGGTCACAAG GAATGATGCAAATGAGATTGATTGGTGCTACAACGATGCCTTTGTCATGCAGCATGATCTTCTCAGGGATCTAGCCATTTATCAGAGCAACCAGGAGCCCatagaaaagaggaaaagacTAATCGTGGACTTGACAGGAAACAGACTCCCCGAGTGGTGGACTAAAGAAATGCAACCCCGATTAAGTGCCCGTCTTGTGTCCATCTCCACAG GATATTTTGTAGACGAAATGTTCTCCTCAAGCTGGTGCAACATGCAACTTCCTGAAGCTGAGGTTCTAATACTGAACTTTAATCAGACAGAAAAGAAATACGAATTGCCAGAGTTCATGAAGCAAATGGATGAACTGAAGGTTCTAGTAGTAACAAGTTATGGTTTCTGCACTGCTGAATTGACTAATTTTTCAGTACTTGGTTCCTTATCCAATCTAAAGAGAATCAGGTTAGAGCAAGTTTCAATTCCAACACTATGCAACACCAGTATAGAATTGAAGAATCTGGAGAAGTTATCCTTAGTCATGTGTCATAAGATTGGTCAGGCTTTTGCAAGTAGTACCATCCAGATTCCAGAAATGTTACCCAAACTTAGGGAAATCAACATTGATTACTGTAATGACTTGGTGGAATTACCAGAAGGGTTTTGTGATTTAGTCCAGCTGAATAAGCTGAGCATCGGCAACTGCCATAAGCTGTCTTCACTGCCGGAAGGAATAGGGAAGCTTACAAATCTGGAAGTGCTAAGGGTTAGTGCCTGTACATTGGTGTCAAAATTGCCAGACTCAATGGGAAGCCTCCACAAGTTGAGGGTTCTTGATATAACTGGTTGTTTACGAATAAGGAAAATGCCGAAACAAATAGGCGAGTTGCGTAGTCTAAGAGAGTTCCACATGAGAAGGTGCCCGGGTTTGTGCGAGCTGCCATCATCAGTGACGGATCTCGTGGATTTGAAGAGGGTAATCTGCGATGAAGAGACTGCCCAGCTGTGGGAATGTTATACGCACTTGCTCCCCGATCTCACCCTATCAGTGCCTgaagaaattatcaacttgaattGGCTTTAA
- the LOC117918722 gene encoding probable disease resistance protein At5g66900 isoform X4: MALELVGGAALGAVFEKLFAAVVDASNKATQFESSLKKLEETLKSINPSILEMKKLNDQLDRPKEDMEKLIQILKDGEKLIHKCSKVSCCSYLTKWRYANKIEALEDSLLNFFQVELQAQLGRNNVEILVTLKSNRFSLSNRGVSDNFENLGSCEATDPPAFMVGLDVPLKELKRWLFTDGESRIVVSAPGGCGKTTLAKRLCHDQQVKEYFTDICYVTVSKTCDLIGIIKKLFWHNDEQVPSFQNEEDAVNQLERMLKKKVESGRILLVLDDVWSGSESVLAKFKKISGYKVLVTSRNEFPEFGSTYHLKLLSEEDAMTLFRHSAIPEDGSGSSMPSEDLVNTIVRCCKGFPLALEVVGRSLHGQPVEIWRSTLMKLSEGESIVNSEDELRNCLQSSLDALDDKDIMLKECFMDLGSFPEDQKIPATALIDMWAELHKVDKGGIYAISNLQKLCSRNLLNLVVTRNDANEIDWCYNDAFVMQHDLLRDLAIYQSNQEPIEKRKRLIVDLTGNRLPEWWTKEMQPRLSARLVSISTDEMFSSSWCNMQLPEAEVLILNFNQTEKKYELPEFMKQMDELKVLVVTSYGFCTAELTNFSVLGSLSNLKRIRLEQVSIPTLCNTSIELKNLEKLSLVMCHKIGQAFASSTIQIPEMLPKLREINIDYCNDLVELPEGFCDLVQLNKLSIGNCHKLSSLPEGIGKLTNLEVLRVSACTLVSKLPDSMGSLHKLRVLDITGCLRIRKMPKQIGELRSLREFHMRRCPGLCELPSSVTDLVDLKRVICDEETAQLWECYTHLLPDLTLSVPEEIINLNWL; encoded by the exons ATGGCTTTGGAGCTTGTTGGAGGGGCTGCTTTGGGAGCAGTGTTTGAGAAGTTGTTCGCGGCGGTTGTCGATGCAAGCAATAAGGCAACTCAGTTCGAGTCCAGCCTCAAAAAACTCGAAGAGacactcaaatccataaatccaAGTATCCTAGAGATGAAAAAGTTGAACGACCAGTTGGATCGTCCAAAGGAGGACATGGAGAAGTTGATCCAAATCTTAAAAGATGGGGAGAAGCTAATCCACAAGTGCTCCAAGGTCTCTTGTTGCAGCTACTTAACGAAGTGGAGGTACGCCAATAAAATTGAGGCCTTGGAGGACtctcttcttaatttttttcaggtGGAATTGCAAGCCCAACTCGGTAGGAACAACGTAGAGATTCTGGTCACGCTCAAATCAAATAGATTCAGTTTGAGTAACAGAGGGGTTTCCGATAACTTCGAAAATTTGGGTTCCTGTGAGGCTACTGATCCGCCGGCTTTTATGGTGGGACTAGATGTGCCTCTCAAAGAATTGAAGAGGTGGCTGTTTACGGATGGGGAATCAAGGATTGTGGTGTCTGCTCCTGGAGGATGTGGGAAAACCACTTTGGCTAAAAGGCTTTGTCACGACCAACAAGTCAAGG AATATTTTACGGACATTTGCTATGTCACGGTGTCAAAAACATGCGACCTAATTGGCATCATCAAGAAACTATTTTGGCATAATGATGAACAAGTGCCGTCGTTTCAAAATGAGGAAGATGCAGTCAACCAATTGGAAAGAATGCTGAAGAAGAAAGTAGAATCTGGTCGTATACTGTTGGTCCTAGATGATGTTTGGTCTGGGTCGGAATCTGTCCTAGCcaagtttaagaaaatatcGGGATACAAGGTTCTGGTTACATCTAGAAATGAATTTCCAGAATTTGGTTCTACATATCACTTGAAATTGTTGAGTGAAGAAGATGCCATGACTCTTTTCCGTCACTCAGCAATCCCTGAGGATGGGAGCGGTTCTTCCATGCCCAGTGAAGACCTTGTGAATACG ATAGTGAGGTGCTGCAAGGGATTTCCACTGGCCCTGGAAGTGGTTGGCAGATCACTCCATGGGCAGCCTGTAGAGATCTGGAGAAGCACACTGATGAAATTATCTGAAGGTGAATCCATTGTCAATTCTGAAGATGAACTGCGTAATTGTCTTCAGAGTAGCTTAGATGCCCTTGATGACAAGGATATTATGCTGAAGGAGTGTTTTATGGACTTGGGCTCATTTCCTGAAGACCAAAAAATCCCTGCCACTGCTCTTATAGATATGTGGGCGGAATTGCACAAAGTAGATAAAGGCGGCATTTATGCCATTTCCAACCTTCAGAAACTCTGCTCTCGGAATCTGCTTAATCTTGTGGTCACAAG GAATGATGCAAATGAGATTGATTGGTGCTACAACGATGCCTTTGTCATGCAGCATGATCTTCTCAGGGATCTAGCCATTTATCAGAGCAACCAGGAGCCCatagaaaagaggaaaagacTAATCGTGGACTTGACAGGAAACAGACTCCCCGAGTGGTGGACTAAAGAAATGCAACCCCGATTAAGTGCCCGTCTTGTGTCCATCTCCACAG ACGAAATGTTCTCCTCAAGCTGGTGCAACATGCAACTTCCTGAAGCTGAGGTTCTAATACTGAACTTTAATCAGACAGAAAAGAAATACGAATTGCCAGAGTTCATGAAGCAAATGGATGAACTGAAGGTTCTAGTAGTAACAAGTTATGGTTTCTGCACTGCTGAATTGACTAATTTTTCAGTACTTGGTTCCTTATCCAATCTAAAGAGAATCAGGTTAGAGCAAGTTTCAATTCCAACACTATGCAACACCAGTATAGAATTGAAGAATCTGGAGAAGTTATCCTTAGTCATGTGTCATAAGATTGGTCAGGCTTTTGCAAGTAGTACCATCCAGATTCCAGAAATGTTACCCAAACTTAGGGAAATCAACATTGATTACTGTAATGACTTGGTGGAATTACCAGAAGGGTTTTGTGATTTAGTCCAGCTGAATAAGCTGAGCATCGGCAACTGCCATAAGCTGTCTTCACTGCCGGAAGGAATAGGGAAGCTTACAAATCTGGAAGTGCTAAGGGTTAGTGCCTGTACATTGGTGTCAAAATTGCCAGACTCAATGGGAAGCCTCCACAAGTTGAGGGTTCTTGATATAACTGGTTGTTTACGAATAAGGAAAATGCCGAAACAAATAGGCGAGTTGCGTAGTCTAAGAGAGTTCCACATGAGAAGGTGCCCGGGTTTGTGCGAGCTGCCATCATCAGTGACGGATCTCGTGGATTTGAAGAGGGTAATCTGCGATGAAGAGACTGCCCAGCTGTGGGAATGTTATACGCACTTGCTCCCCGATCTCACCCTATCAGTGCCTgaagaaattatcaacttgaattGGCTTTAA
- the LOC117918722 gene encoding probable disease resistance protein At5g66900 isoform X1, producing the protein MALELVGGAALGAVFEKLFAAVVDASNKATQFESSLKKLEETLKSINPSILEMKKLNDQLDRPKEDMEKLIQILKDGEKLIHKCSKVSCCSYLTKWRYANKIEALEDSLLNFFQVELQAQLGRNNVEILVTLKSNRFSLSNRGVSDNFENLGSCEATDPPAFMVGLDVPLKELKRWLFTDGESRIVVSAPGGCGKTTLAKRLCHDQQVKEYFTDICYVTVSKTCDLIGIIKKLFWHNDEQVPSFQNEEDAVNQLERMLKKKVESGRILLVLDDVWSGSESVLAKFKKISGYKVLVTSRNEFPEFGSTYHLKLLSEEDAMTLFRHSAIPEDGSGSSMPSEDLVNTVIVRCCKGFPLALEVVGRSLHGQPVEIWRSTLMKLSEGESIVNSEDELRNCLQSSLDALDDKDIMLKECFMDLGSFPEDQKIPATALIDMWAELHKVDKGGIYAISNLQKLCSRNLLNLVVTRNDANEIDWCYNDAFVMQHDLLRDLAIYQSNQEPIEKRKRLIVDLTGNRLPEWWTKEMQPRLSARLVSISTGYFVDEMFSSSWCNMQLPEAEVLILNFNQTEKKYELPEFMKQMDELKVLVVTSYGFCTAELTNFSVLGSLSNLKRIRLEQVSIPTLCNTSIELKNLEKLSLVMCHKIGQAFASSTIQIPEMLPKLREINIDYCNDLVELPEGFCDLVQLNKLSIGNCHKLSSLPEGIGKLTNLEVLRVSACTLVSKLPDSMGSLHKLRVLDITGCLRIRKMPKQIGELRSLREFHMRRCPGLCELPSSVTDLVDLKRVICDEETAQLWECYTHLLPDLTLSVPEEIINLNWL; encoded by the exons ATGGCTTTGGAGCTTGTTGGAGGGGCTGCTTTGGGAGCAGTGTTTGAGAAGTTGTTCGCGGCGGTTGTCGATGCAAGCAATAAGGCAACTCAGTTCGAGTCCAGCCTCAAAAAACTCGAAGAGacactcaaatccataaatccaAGTATCCTAGAGATGAAAAAGTTGAACGACCAGTTGGATCGTCCAAAGGAGGACATGGAGAAGTTGATCCAAATCTTAAAAGATGGGGAGAAGCTAATCCACAAGTGCTCCAAGGTCTCTTGTTGCAGCTACTTAACGAAGTGGAGGTACGCCAATAAAATTGAGGCCTTGGAGGACtctcttcttaatttttttcaggtGGAATTGCAAGCCCAACTCGGTAGGAACAACGTAGAGATTCTGGTCACGCTCAAATCAAATAGATTCAGTTTGAGTAACAGAGGGGTTTCCGATAACTTCGAAAATTTGGGTTCCTGTGAGGCTACTGATCCGCCGGCTTTTATGGTGGGACTAGATGTGCCTCTCAAAGAATTGAAGAGGTGGCTGTTTACGGATGGGGAATCAAGGATTGTGGTGTCTGCTCCTGGAGGATGTGGGAAAACCACTTTGGCTAAAAGGCTTTGTCACGACCAACAAGTCAAGG AATATTTTACGGACATTTGCTATGTCACGGTGTCAAAAACATGCGACCTAATTGGCATCATCAAGAAACTATTTTGGCATAATGATGAACAAGTGCCGTCGTTTCAAAATGAGGAAGATGCAGTCAACCAATTGGAAAGAATGCTGAAGAAGAAAGTAGAATCTGGTCGTATACTGTTGGTCCTAGATGATGTTTGGTCTGGGTCGGAATCTGTCCTAGCcaagtttaagaaaatatcGGGATACAAGGTTCTGGTTACATCTAGAAATGAATTTCCAGAATTTGGTTCTACATATCACTTGAAATTGTTGAGTGAAGAAGATGCCATGACTCTTTTCCGTCACTCAGCAATCCCTGAGGATGGGAGCGGTTCTTCCATGCCCAGTGAAGACCTTGTGAATACGGTG ATAGTGAGGTGCTGCAAGGGATTTCCACTGGCCCTGGAAGTGGTTGGCAGATCACTCCATGGGCAGCCTGTAGAGATCTGGAGAAGCACACTGATGAAATTATCTGAAGGTGAATCCATTGTCAATTCTGAAGATGAACTGCGTAATTGTCTTCAGAGTAGCTTAGATGCCCTTGATGACAAGGATATTATGCTGAAGGAGTGTTTTATGGACTTGGGCTCATTTCCTGAAGACCAAAAAATCCCTGCCACTGCTCTTATAGATATGTGGGCGGAATTGCACAAAGTAGATAAAGGCGGCATTTATGCCATTTCCAACCTTCAGAAACTCTGCTCTCGGAATCTGCTTAATCTTGTGGTCACAAG GAATGATGCAAATGAGATTGATTGGTGCTACAACGATGCCTTTGTCATGCAGCATGATCTTCTCAGGGATCTAGCCATTTATCAGAGCAACCAGGAGCCCatagaaaagaggaaaagacTAATCGTGGACTTGACAGGAAACAGACTCCCCGAGTGGTGGACTAAAGAAATGCAACCCCGATTAAGTGCCCGTCTTGTGTCCATCTCCACAG GATATTTTGTAGACGAAATGTTCTCCTCAAGCTGGTGCAACATGCAACTTCCTGAAGCTGAGGTTCTAATACTGAACTTTAATCAGACAGAAAAGAAATACGAATTGCCAGAGTTCATGAAGCAAATGGATGAACTGAAGGTTCTAGTAGTAACAAGTTATGGTTTCTGCACTGCTGAATTGACTAATTTTTCAGTACTTGGTTCCTTATCCAATCTAAAGAGAATCAGGTTAGAGCAAGTTTCAATTCCAACACTATGCAACACCAGTATAGAATTGAAGAATCTGGAGAAGTTATCCTTAGTCATGTGTCATAAGATTGGTCAGGCTTTTGCAAGTAGTACCATCCAGATTCCAGAAATGTTACCCAAACTTAGGGAAATCAACATTGATTACTGTAATGACTTGGTGGAATTACCAGAAGGGTTTTGTGATTTAGTCCAGCTGAATAAGCTGAGCATCGGCAACTGCCATAAGCTGTCTTCACTGCCGGAAGGAATAGGGAAGCTTACAAATCTGGAAGTGCTAAGGGTTAGTGCCTGTACATTGGTGTCAAAATTGCCAGACTCAATGGGAAGCCTCCACAAGTTGAGGGTTCTTGATATAACTGGTTGTTTACGAATAAGGAAAATGCCGAAACAAATAGGCGAGTTGCGTAGTCTAAGAGAGTTCCACATGAGAAGGTGCCCGGGTTTGTGCGAGCTGCCATCATCAGTGACGGATCTCGTGGATTTGAAGAGGGTAATCTGCGATGAAGAGACTGCCCAGCTGTGGGAATGTTATACGCACTTGCTCCCCGATCTCACCCTATCAGTGCCTgaagaaattatcaacttgaattGGCTTTAA
- the LOC117918722 gene encoding probable disease resistance protein At5g66900 isoform X3, with amino-acid sequence MALELVGGAALGAVFEKLFAAVVDASNKATQFESSLKKLEETLKSINPSILEMKKLNDQLDRPKEDMEKLIQILKDGEKLIHKCSKVSCCSYLTKWRYANKIEALEDSLLNFFQVELQAQLGRNNVEILVTLKSNRFSLSNRGVSDNFENLGSCEATDPPAFMVGLDVPLKELKRWLFTDGESRIVVSAPGGCGKTTLAKRLCHDQQVKEYFTDICYVTVSKTCDLIGIIKKLFWHNDEQVPSFQNEEDAVNQLERMLKKKVESGRILLVLDDVWSGSESVLAKFKKISGYKVLVTSRNEFPEFGSTYHLKLLSEEDAMTLFRHSAIPEDGSGSSMPSEDLVNTVIVRCCKGFPLALEVVGRSLHGQPVEIWRSTLMKLSEGESIVNSEDELRNCLQSSLDALDDKDIMLKECFMDLGSFPEDQKIPATALIDMWAELHKVDKGGIYAISNLQKLCSRNLLNLVVTRNDANEIDWCYNDAFVMQHDLLRDLAIYQSNQEPIEKRKRLIVDLTGNRLPEWWTKEMQPRLSARLVSISTDEMFSSSWCNMQLPEAEVLILNFNQTEKKYELPEFMKQMDELKVLVVTSYGFCTAELTNFSVLGSLSNLKRIRLEQVSIPTLCNTSIELKNLEKLSLVMCHKIGQAFASSTIQIPEMLPKLREINIDYCNDLVELPEGFCDLVQLNKLSIGNCHKLSSLPEGIGKLTNLEVLRVSACTLVSKLPDSMGSLHKLRVLDITGCLRIRKMPKQIGELRSLREFHMRRCPGLCELPSSVTDLVDLKRVICDEETAQLWECYTHLLPDLTLSVPEEIINLNWL; translated from the exons ATGGCTTTGGAGCTTGTTGGAGGGGCTGCTTTGGGAGCAGTGTTTGAGAAGTTGTTCGCGGCGGTTGTCGATGCAAGCAATAAGGCAACTCAGTTCGAGTCCAGCCTCAAAAAACTCGAAGAGacactcaaatccataaatccaAGTATCCTAGAGATGAAAAAGTTGAACGACCAGTTGGATCGTCCAAAGGAGGACATGGAGAAGTTGATCCAAATCTTAAAAGATGGGGAGAAGCTAATCCACAAGTGCTCCAAGGTCTCTTGTTGCAGCTACTTAACGAAGTGGAGGTACGCCAATAAAATTGAGGCCTTGGAGGACtctcttcttaatttttttcaggtGGAATTGCAAGCCCAACTCGGTAGGAACAACGTAGAGATTCTGGTCACGCTCAAATCAAATAGATTCAGTTTGAGTAACAGAGGGGTTTCCGATAACTTCGAAAATTTGGGTTCCTGTGAGGCTACTGATCCGCCGGCTTTTATGGTGGGACTAGATGTGCCTCTCAAAGAATTGAAGAGGTGGCTGTTTACGGATGGGGAATCAAGGATTGTGGTGTCTGCTCCTGGAGGATGTGGGAAAACCACTTTGGCTAAAAGGCTTTGTCACGACCAACAAGTCAAGG AATATTTTACGGACATTTGCTATGTCACGGTGTCAAAAACATGCGACCTAATTGGCATCATCAAGAAACTATTTTGGCATAATGATGAACAAGTGCCGTCGTTTCAAAATGAGGAAGATGCAGTCAACCAATTGGAAAGAATGCTGAAGAAGAAAGTAGAATCTGGTCGTATACTGTTGGTCCTAGATGATGTTTGGTCTGGGTCGGAATCTGTCCTAGCcaagtttaagaaaatatcGGGATACAAGGTTCTGGTTACATCTAGAAATGAATTTCCAGAATTTGGTTCTACATATCACTTGAAATTGTTGAGTGAAGAAGATGCCATGACTCTTTTCCGTCACTCAGCAATCCCTGAGGATGGGAGCGGTTCTTCCATGCCCAGTGAAGACCTTGTGAATACGGTG ATAGTGAGGTGCTGCAAGGGATTTCCACTGGCCCTGGAAGTGGTTGGCAGATCACTCCATGGGCAGCCTGTAGAGATCTGGAGAAGCACACTGATGAAATTATCTGAAGGTGAATCCATTGTCAATTCTGAAGATGAACTGCGTAATTGTCTTCAGAGTAGCTTAGATGCCCTTGATGACAAGGATATTATGCTGAAGGAGTGTTTTATGGACTTGGGCTCATTTCCTGAAGACCAAAAAATCCCTGCCACTGCTCTTATAGATATGTGGGCGGAATTGCACAAAGTAGATAAAGGCGGCATTTATGCCATTTCCAACCTTCAGAAACTCTGCTCTCGGAATCTGCTTAATCTTGTGGTCACAAG GAATGATGCAAATGAGATTGATTGGTGCTACAACGATGCCTTTGTCATGCAGCATGATCTTCTCAGGGATCTAGCCATTTATCAGAGCAACCAGGAGCCCatagaaaagaggaaaagacTAATCGTGGACTTGACAGGAAACAGACTCCCCGAGTGGTGGACTAAAGAAATGCAACCCCGATTAAGTGCCCGTCTTGTGTCCATCTCCACAG ACGAAATGTTCTCCTCAAGCTGGTGCAACATGCAACTTCCTGAAGCTGAGGTTCTAATACTGAACTTTAATCAGACAGAAAAGAAATACGAATTGCCAGAGTTCATGAAGCAAATGGATGAACTGAAGGTTCTAGTAGTAACAAGTTATGGTTTCTGCACTGCTGAATTGACTAATTTTTCAGTACTTGGTTCCTTATCCAATCTAAAGAGAATCAGGTTAGAGCAAGTTTCAATTCCAACACTATGCAACACCAGTATAGAATTGAAGAATCTGGAGAAGTTATCCTTAGTCATGTGTCATAAGATTGGTCAGGCTTTTGCAAGTAGTACCATCCAGATTCCAGAAATGTTACCCAAACTTAGGGAAATCAACATTGATTACTGTAATGACTTGGTGGAATTACCAGAAGGGTTTTGTGATTTAGTCCAGCTGAATAAGCTGAGCATCGGCAACTGCCATAAGCTGTCTTCACTGCCGGAAGGAATAGGGAAGCTTACAAATCTGGAAGTGCTAAGGGTTAGTGCCTGTACATTGGTGTCAAAATTGCCAGACTCAATGGGAAGCCTCCACAAGTTGAGGGTTCTTGATATAACTGGTTGTTTACGAATAAGGAAAATGCCGAAACAAATAGGCGAGTTGCGTAGTCTAAGAGAGTTCCACATGAGAAGGTGCCCGGGTTTGTGCGAGCTGCCATCATCAGTGACGGATCTCGTGGATTTGAAGAGGGTAATCTGCGATGAAGAGACTGCCCAGCTGTGGGAATGTTATACGCACTTGCTCCCCGATCTCACCCTATCAGTGCCTgaagaaattatcaacttgaattGGCTTTAA